In the genome of Coraliomargarita algicola, one region contains:
- a CDS encoding NAD(P)H-binding protein, translated as MNKIQSNKPLVAVAGASGFVGTHLRRHLSEVFCFRALTRSPNIVAQAGQSHSTEWTHCDLYSLPQVSEALKGCELGLYLVHSMAPSSRLMQGAFEDTDLLLADNFIRAAESAGLKHVIYLSGLMPEGDEDLSPHLRSRLEVEHVLKSRSVKVTVLRAGLIFGPGGSSFSMLINLVNALPIMLLPAWVCSKTHSIDIQNVCEAFECCLTEPSLGVGPYMTSGAMRL; from the coding sequence TTGAACAAGATTCAGTCCAACAAGCCATTGGTCGCCGTCGCAGGTGCCAGCGGCTTCGTAGGAACACACCTCAGACGTCACTTGTCTGAGGTGTTTTGTTTTCGCGCACTTACGCGCAGCCCTAATATCGTCGCGCAGGCCGGGCAGTCCCACTCAACTGAGTGGACCCATTGTGATTTGTATTCACTCCCTCAAGTGTCAGAAGCACTTAAAGGCTGTGAGCTTGGGCTCTATCTGGTGCATTCCATGGCTCCCTCTTCACGTTTGATGCAGGGCGCGTTTGAGGACACTGACTTGCTACTTGCAGACAACTTTATACGTGCGGCTGAGAGCGCGGGCTTGAAACATGTCATATACCTCAGCGGCTTAATGCCAGAGGGAGATGAAGACTTGTCGCCACATCTGCGTAGTCGCTTAGAGGTGGAGCATGTGTTGAAAAGTCGCTCGGTCAAAGTGACAGTTCTGCGAGCTGGGCTAATTTTCGGGCCCGGCGGCTCCTCGTTTTCAATGTTGATCAATCTGGTCAATGCATTGCCGATCATGCTCCTGCCCGCATGGGTGTGTTCGAAGACGCATTCGATCGATATCCAGAATGTGTGTGAGGCATTCGAGTGTTGTCTAACAGAGCCGAGTCTAGGGGTGGGGCCATATATGACCTCGGGGGCCATGCGCCTATGA
- a CDS encoding SLBB domain-containing protein, which translates to MMLVSCFLLLTSGCRHTGEVDVFDPRVSEESRTQEEIFKSMEQKRQLTPAELQPNLAPYKIGVGDWLEIEITGIGGSRSRTFVMPDGRIYYDLAGGIKADGLTVAELSEKLEEALRRDYTSPSVNVTLREVRSRRAWLLGRLNKPGLYPLSQPTTVLEGISLAGGLFSSRQSGSTEELADLGNSFVLRKGEVLPIDLLALIKEGDMSQNIYLRDGDYVYLPSSLSQNVHVLGAVRQPQAIGYKDNLNLVAAIAKARGPSSDANLDKVLIIRGSHSAPKVAVVDFKSILAGKATNVELKPFDIVWVPDRPFQFLERYFWVAFNAAATTIAVREGSNSVETIDGVSPGISFPIGQ; encoded by the coding sequence ATGATGCTCGTATCTTGCTTCCTCTTACTGACTTCAGGCTGTCGTCATACTGGGGAGGTTGATGTATTTGATCCACGTGTAAGCGAGGAGAGTCGGACACAAGAGGAAATCTTTAAATCCATGGAGCAAAAGCGCCAGTTGACTCCGGCGGAGCTACAACCGAACTTGGCGCCATATAAAATTGGAGTGGGTGACTGGTTGGAGATCGAAATTACAGGTATTGGTGGCAGCCGTTCACGAACATTCGTGATGCCAGATGGGCGTATTTACTATGATTTAGCGGGCGGTATTAAAGCCGATGGTTTAACTGTGGCGGAACTTAGCGAGAAACTGGAAGAAGCACTGCGCCGTGATTACACCAGCCCCAGTGTCAACGTTACCTTGCGCGAAGTGCGTAGTCGGCGTGCCTGGTTACTCGGGCGTTTAAATAAGCCAGGGCTGTATCCTTTAAGTCAACCGACGACTGTCTTGGAGGGCATTTCGCTGGCAGGCGGTCTATTTTCTTCACGTCAAAGTGGTTCGACGGAGGAACTGGCGGATTTGGGCAACAGCTTCGTGTTACGTAAAGGCGAGGTGCTACCAATCGACTTGCTGGCCTTAATCAAAGAGGGTGACATGAGCCAGAATATATACCTAAGAGATGGGGATTATGTTTACTTGCCCTCATCGCTTTCACAGAACGTACACGTTTTGGGTGCCGTGAGACAACCGCAAGCGATCGGTTATAAAGACAATCTCAACTTGGTGGCAGCTATCGCTAAAGCCAGAGGTCCAAGTTCGGATGCAAATTTGGATAAAGTGCTGATTATACGTGGTTCACACTCGGCTCCGAAAGTGGCGGTGGTGGATTTCAAGTCCATACTTGCTGGAAAGGCTACCAATGTGGAGCTCAAGCCATTTGATATCGTATGGGTGCCTGACCGACCATTCCAATTTTTGGAACGCTACTTCTGGGTGGCATTCAATGCTGCGGCAACAACGATCGCAGTACGTGAAGGTTCTAATTCAGTTGAAACCATCGATGGGGTAAGTCCCGGGATATCCTTCCCAATTGGCCAATAA
- a CDS encoding polysaccharide biosynthesis/export family protein: MTRLIRIVFLAIFSFLFVVGQSAAQEEEAAPAPVSWRERYTLGPGDVVDIRFYGSDTLNRSGLRIAPDGTISYLQVNSLYVSGLTIDELRSKLEEKLRTYHRDPRLIITPWELKSKRYVILGKIMDKGVYTLDRPITLLEAIARSRGIETGLFEQSTVEIADLDRSFIIRNGERLDVDFAKLYFEGDLSQNVYLEPQDYIYLASNLSSEYYVFGSVSTPGAQGITNRATLVSAITRRNGFTEGAWPDRILVIRGSMSSPELFVVNVKSILAGKEADFPLAPGDIVYVNDRPWYKAEQILDTAVQNFLSSATSTWVDENVPDAITNPWLRRTDWRDE; the protein is encoded by the coding sequence ATGACTAGGCTGATACGCATAGTTTTCCTCGCGATTTTTTCTTTCTTGTTCGTCGTCGGTCAATCGGCTGCACAGGAAGAGGAGGCCGCGCCTGCACCAGTTTCCTGGCGAGAGCGTTATACCCTGGGCCCGGGCGATGTTGTGGATATTCGTTTCTATGGCAGCGATACCTTGAACCGTTCCGGTTTGCGTATTGCTCCCGATGGCACGATTAGCTACCTGCAAGTCAATAGCCTGTATGTGAGTGGTTTGACGATCGATGAACTGCGAAGCAAACTTGAGGAGAAACTACGGACATATCATCGTGATCCCAGATTGATTATCACACCCTGGGAGTTGAAAAGTAAACGCTACGTTATCCTGGGGAAAATCATGGACAAAGGCGTCTACACTCTGGACCGCCCCATTACGCTATTGGAAGCGATTGCACGCAGTCGCGGCATCGAGACTGGCCTGTTTGAACAGTCGACAGTGGAGATTGCCGATCTGGATCGCTCTTTTATTATACGCAATGGGGAACGTTTGGATGTGGATTTTGCCAAACTTTACTTTGAAGGGGACCTCTCGCAGAACGTTTATCTGGAGCCTCAGGATTACATTTACTTGGCCTCAAACCTGTCTAGTGAATACTATGTTTTCGGCTCGGTGTCGACTCCGGGGGCACAGGGAATTACCAACCGTGCAACTTTGGTGTCTGCCATCACGCGTCGCAATGGATTTACCGAAGGGGCATGGCCTGATCGTATTTTAGTGATCCGTGGCAGCATGAGCTCTCCCGAGCTATTTGTCGTCAATGTTAAATCGATTCTAGCTGGCAAGGAGGCGGACTTCCCTTTGGCACCAGGTGACATCGTGTATGTGAATGATCGGCCTTGGTATAAAGCAGAACAGATTCTCGATACTGCTGTGCAAAACTTCCTTAGCAGTGCGACATCGACTTGGGTCGACGAGAATGTGCCGGATGCGATTACCAACCCTTGGCTTCGCCGAACTGATTGGAGGGATGAATAA
- a CDS encoding DUF4114 domain-containing protein produces MKNILKLILATSFIHQIGFAQTEADFQDSARPFGLEITGPVMEAGSDAASATFQSEDLPVLLDFANANLSEYQALSDIAAISLDPDALHLQNDAAVRVYFVAEGAGYRNTLGYTTQDATGATSTDLLIFPDASSQATFMNPAFVNDPEFQSSIDRSDSTPLVSGDFVDLGVYEAGSFVDFFLISNGANGGSNTYTADASTNPDLLQHVVAFAIPDSPYLLIGFEDIYNGGDKDYNDIVFAVDIGAMNVAYLANPEPAFWMMMAVLCLAGFVMHRRRSGEILSNLC; encoded by the coding sequence ATGAAAAACATTCTAAAACTCATCCTAGCAACTAGTTTCATCCATCAAATCGGTTTCGCGCAAACGGAAGCCGACTTTCAAGATAGTGCGCGTCCTTTTGGACTCGAAATTACCGGGCCAGTCATGGAGGCGGGCTCGGATGCGGCTTCAGCTACGTTTCAAAGCGAAGACTTACCCGTGCTCTTGGATTTTGCCAATGCGAACCTCAGTGAGTATCAAGCATTGTCGGATATCGCAGCGATCTCTCTGGATCCAGATGCATTGCATCTACAGAACGATGCGGCAGTGCGTGTATATTTTGTCGCAGAGGGAGCGGGATATCGTAACACACTCGGCTACACCACGCAGGATGCTACCGGGGCAACATCCACTGATCTATTGATTTTTCCGGATGCATCTTCGCAGGCTACGTTTATGAATCCTGCTTTTGTTAATGACCCAGAGTTTCAAAGCAGCATCGATCGCTCTGATAGCACACCTCTGGTGTCCGGGGATTTTGTAGATCTTGGCGTGTATGAGGCGGGCTCGTTTGTTGATTTCTTTCTGATTTCAAATGGAGCCAACGGCGGCTCTAATACTTACACCGCCGATGCATCCACAAATCCGGATTTACTGCAACATGTGGTCGCCTTTGCGATTCCTGACAGTCCTTATCTTCTGATTGGATTTGAAGATATCTATAATGGTGGCGATAAAGACTATAACGACATCGTATTCGCCGTCGATATTGGTGCGATGAATGTTGCCTATCTAGCGAATCCGGAACCTGCGTTCTGGATGATGATGGCAGTGCTCTGCCTTGCTGGCTTCGTGATGCATCGCAGACGGAGCGGCGAAATACTATCGAATCTATGCTGA
- a CDS encoding exosortase/archaeosortase family protein, whose translation MLGHSNSLGEFWWRLRRWTHEFPLTCLIIVVVLLYAAAQIAFFTTSRENAIPLWILALVLAWRAMESMQHRDVFDLRSQIGAWILIALVPFALQLPGGSELRIGVRCAMMLLAMSVITYSNALQGTLRLMPVLLLTLVIIPVQEQLFLAVSYPLRLISTMLTVETLQMFGGDLSYHLTTIQLGEIQLAITDACSGIAQLAVLLLLGYIVVLMKQHRHLGLATLHYLALLPVVIFANAIRLVITILLFYAIGEKAFGNTYHASLGYVFVILATYLFYAIGGLFPSQTPSEETPETQRTIQTKD comes from the coding sequence ATGCTTGGTCACTCAAACAGTTTAGGTGAATTCTGGTGGCGCTTACGACGCTGGACACATGAATTCCCACTGACATGTCTCATCATCGTCGTCGTATTGCTCTATGCTGCGGCACAAATCGCATTTTTTACAACCTCCAGAGAAAATGCGATTCCGCTGTGGATATTAGCACTGGTGCTGGCATGGCGAGCCATGGAGTCCATGCAACATCGCGACGTTTTTGACCTGCGCTCCCAAATAGGTGCATGGATCCTGATCGCACTCGTGCCATTCGCATTACAACTACCCGGTGGAAGCGAGTTACGAATTGGAGTCCGTTGCGCCATGATGCTATTAGCGATGTCGGTGATCACTTATAGTAATGCATTGCAAGGTACTTTACGTCTGATGCCTGTGCTGCTGTTGACTCTGGTAATCATACCAGTGCAAGAACAGCTATTTCTAGCGGTGAGTTATCCTCTACGATTAATCTCCACTATGCTGACTGTAGAAACGCTGCAAATGTTCGGCGGCGACCTCTCCTATCACTTGACGACGATTCAATTGGGAGAAATTCAACTAGCCATTACAGATGCCTGCAGTGGCATTGCACAATTAGCCGTCTTATTACTGCTTGGATATATCGTAGTGCTCATGAAACAGCATCGCCATCTGGGCCTGGCGACTCTCCATTACCTCGCACTCTTGCCAGTGGTCATTTTTGCCAATGCCATCCGACTCGTCATCACCATATTATTGTTTTACGCCATCGGAGAAAAGGCTTTTGGAAACACCTACCATGCAAGTTTAGGCTATGTCTTTGTGATTTTAGCGACTTATTTGTTCTACGCAATTGGCGGACTCTTCCCAAGCCAAACTCCTTCCGAAGAAACGCCTGAAACGCAGAGAACCATTCAAACCAAAGATTGA
- a CDS encoding glycosyltransferase family 1 protein, with translation MSQPPKILLSAGMIQGGLSGVGRYVVELANRMRKFDTIELDLAGFDADRHLFPDFEDAQWISIPASATSGVQNVLWHQFKLPGLLKQHAYDLLHIPSYRRIVACPQIPQLVTIHDCAPFRLRDKYGVLRGIFGRQLSPWLARRCQAVLAVSHFTKQDLIDFFKLPEDGIEVIHNGLSREVYRPQSPESLSAFRAKHGLDQPYFIFVSRLEHPGKNHVRLIEAYEAFRQSCDCQIQLVLGGAPWHGAEVIQQRVADSPYAKDIMMPGFMEEAELPLWYAASEALVFPSLIEGFGLPVVEALACGVRVVSSDSGSLPEVGGEAAIYFDPHSVPDMTHAMEQLHAESPEQAQARIERGLQHAASFDWDIAAKLTCQSYLSALIVKN, from the coding sequence ATGAGCCAGCCCCCTAAAATACTTTTATCAGCAGGCATGATCCAAGGTGGCTTATCCGGAGTGGGGCGCTATGTGGTCGAACTGGCCAATCGTATGCGAAAGTTTGATACGATTGAATTGGACTTGGCTGGTTTTGATGCGGATCGTCATTTGTTTCCAGACTTTGAAGATGCACAGTGGATTTCGATACCGGCCAGTGCGACTTCAGGTGTGCAAAATGTACTTTGGCATCAATTCAAATTGCCAGGGCTGTTGAAGCAACACGCATACGATTTGCTGCACATCCCCAGCTACCGTCGCATTGTGGCCTGTCCGCAAATTCCGCAATTGGTCACCATCCATGATTGTGCCCCTTTTCGTTTACGTGATAAGTATGGAGTGCTTCGTGGTATCTTTGGGCGACAACTCTCTCCTTGGCTGGCGCGACGCTGCCAGGCGGTGCTTGCTGTGAGTCATTTTACCAAGCAGGACTTGATCGATTTTTTTAAATTACCTGAAGACGGAATTGAAGTCATACACAATGGATTAAGCCGCGAGGTCTATCGCCCGCAAAGCCCGGAATCTTTGAGCGCTTTTCGGGCCAAGCATGGTTTGGATCAACCGTATTTCATTTTCGTTTCACGTCTGGAGCATCCAGGCAAAAACCACGTGCGGCTTATTGAAGCGTATGAAGCTTTTCGTCAAAGCTGTGATTGCCAGATTCAATTGGTGCTAGGCGGCGCGCCCTGGCATGGGGCCGAAGTTATTCAGCAGCGCGTCGCAGATTCGCCTTATGCAAAAGACATTATGATGCCCGGGTTCATGGAGGAGGCAGAGCTTCCCTTGTGGTATGCGGCTTCAGAGGCACTGGTTTTTCCCAGCCTGATTGAGGGCTTTGGCCTCCCGGTTGTCGAGGCTTTGGCCTGTGGCGTGCGTGTGGTGAGCTCGGACAGTGGTAGCTTGCCGGAGGTAGGAGGAGAGGCTGCGATCTATTTCGATCCTCATTCGGTGCCTGACATGACACATGCCATGGAGCAGCTACATGCGGAAAGCCCGGAGCAGGCGCAGGCGCGGATTGAGCGAGGCCTGCAGCACGCGGCTTCGTTTGATTGGGATATCGCTGCAAAGCTAACTTGCCAGAGCTATCTAAGTGCACTTATAGTTAAGAACTGA
- a CDS encoding glycosyltransferase family 4 protein: protein MSDKPRAFLFMPYIPFPVDRGTYQRVYHLFVELSKSFEIDFACLQEDPTRDMEPFAAYTQRRLAIPFKNAPWPKLFPERLMNPLPTTVAHWQVDGVFETLQDFVAGQEYARIIFIDLVLWPYIKGLFPHHSQIVMDRSRVDWLFQTEELNTLPLGLRDRLLRKENLSKIARLEREAYAAIAGMIVCGWDDRDFLQTKLGESEKIFVLANGYNEVFFDASTHPRQLTEAPSFLFCGALDYSPNVDAINWFAQDIWPLIHAEMPDAIWRIIGKSPDARSEAWGRLEGVELVGEVPDVRPYYQSSWAQVVPLRIGGGTRLKIVESLGMCCPVVSTTLGAQGLDIPPEEAILLADEPRAFADALMRVLRETALRQRLEQNGLKVVKENYRWEQLGRKLTNYLKTL, encoded by the coding sequence ATGTCTGATAAACCACGTGCATTTTTATTTATGCCCTATATCCCGTTTCCTGTGGATCGGGGCACCTATCAGCGCGTGTATCATTTATTCGTAGAGCTCTCGAAGTCTTTTGAGATCGATTTCGCCTGTTTACAGGAAGATCCCACGCGTGACATGGAGCCGTTTGCCGCTTATACGCAACGCCGTCTGGCGATTCCATTTAAGAATGCGCCCTGGCCAAAGCTATTTCCAGAGCGTCTGATGAACCCCTTGCCCACTACGGTTGCACACTGGCAAGTCGATGGCGTCTTTGAAACGCTGCAAGACTTTGTCGCCGGACAAGAGTATGCGCGCATCATCTTTATCGATTTAGTGCTATGGCCTTATATTAAAGGACTCTTTCCCCATCATTCGCAGATCGTAATGGATCGTAGCCGGGTGGATTGGCTGTTTCAAACCGAGGAGCTGAACACATTGCCGCTGGGCTTGCGGGATCGCCTCTTGCGTAAAGAGAATTTGAGTAAGATCGCCCGGCTTGAGCGTGAAGCCTATGCGGCGATTGCAGGTATGATTGTGTGCGGTTGGGATGACCGCGATTTCTTACAAACGAAGTTGGGCGAATCTGAAAAAATCTTTGTGCTGGCCAATGGGTATAATGAAGTCTTCTTCGATGCTTCCACCCATCCGCGCCAGCTCACCGAAGCGCCTAGTTTTCTCTTTTGTGGTGCGCTGGACTATTCACCGAATGTGGATGCGATTAACTGGTTTGCCCAGGATATCTGGCCTTTGATCCATGCGGAAATGCCAGATGCCATTTGGCGCATCATCGGGAAGTCCCCTGATGCCCGCTCCGAAGCCTGGGGACGCTTGGAGGGGGTCGAGTTGGTGGGAGAGGTCCCGGATGTGCGACCTTACTATCAGTCCAGTTGGGCACAGGTGGTGCCGCTGCGCATTGGTGGAGGCACACGATTGAAAATTGTCGAATCGCTAGGCATGTGCTGCCCCGTGGTGTCCACCACGCTCGGAGCGCAAGGGCTCGATATTCCGCCCGAAGAGGCGATCTTGTTAGCGGATGAGCCACGGGCTTTCGCAGATGCCTTAATGCGCGTATTGCGGGAGACTGCGCTGAGGCAGCGCCTGGAGCAGAATGGCCTAAAAGTCGTCAAAGAAAACTATCGTTGGGAGCAGCTCGGCCGTAAATTAACCAATTACTTGAAGACATTATGA
- a CDS encoding DNA starvation/stationary phase protection protein produces MAKKKSKSPSVKTAETSAPVVEALRLVVADSYALLAQTHICHWNVRGPSFFALHAAFEEQYTELFAAIDEIAERIRALGALAPGGLGNLAKMAGTKEIAEDSSATEMVQHLLTLNQKLVTDLKSARDAAGDAGDDQTEDVMIARIQVHEKTIWMLNSYLA; encoded by the coding sequence ATGGCTAAAAAGAAATCAAAATCCCCCTCCGTAAAAACAGCAGAGACATCAGCCCCCGTGGTTGAAGCCTTGCGTCTGGTTGTTGCTGATAGCTATGCACTGCTGGCTCAAACGCACATTTGCCATTGGAATGTTCGTGGCCCCTCCTTTTTTGCGCTGCATGCCGCATTTGAAGAGCAGTACACTGAGTTGTTTGCCGCGATTGATGAGATTGCAGAGCGTATTCGTGCATTAGGTGCACTCGCGCCTGGTGGCCTAGGCAATTTGGCAAAGATGGCCGGTACTAAGGAAATCGCCGAAGATTCATCCGCCACAGAAATGGTGCAGCACTTGCTGACTTTGAACCAGAAGTTGGTAACTGATCTGAAAAGTGCCCGCGATGCAGCTGGTGATGCCGGTGACGACCAAACCGAGGACGTGATGATTGCGCGTATTCAAGTGCATGAAAAGACGATTTGGATGTTGAATAGTTATTTGGCATAA
- a CDS encoding WecB/TagA/CpsF family glycosyltransferase, producing MSHSERQVAFLLGLPFHVITMDETIDDAVETVEAKVPSYYITANVDFIAQAYDNEPLKDILFHADRVVCDGMPLVWLSRYFHPVLPERVAGSDMVFRLFEQAHRREWKVYFLGSDTTTLAQSKAILAERYPKMDVVGTFSPPFGTVDSWPNEEILADVKRTRPDLLLVAVGCPKQEYWISKHYQEAGVPLSIGIGASLDFICGTQIRAPRWIQKTGMEWCWRMFSDPKRLAKRYAKDFYYLIVLANRQRKITSQRCPPEAAAAAAAATSTDHSKGDVSAEDAQWLSWSGAVERSVIDSVARPEDRSKAVFLNLSAVTFMDSSAIGLLAKLARDARQASVAFGIIQPSGVVVKIIDAMHLSAQFPTYANSDEALEALRQQCHAKTTTTSLST from the coding sequence ATGAGTCATTCAGAACGACAGGTTGCTTTTCTCTTAGGCTTACCGTTCCATGTCATCACCATGGATGAAACCATCGATGATGCGGTGGAAACGGTGGAGGCAAAAGTGCCGAGTTATTATATTACCGCCAATGTCGACTTCATTGCGCAGGCCTATGACAATGAGCCTCTAAAAGATATACTTTTTCACGCAGACCGGGTGGTGTGCGACGGCATGCCATTGGTCTGGCTTTCACGTTATTTTCACCCGGTGCTTCCTGAGCGTGTGGCAGGCTCGGATATGGTCTTTCGCTTGTTTGAACAAGCACATCGGCGCGAATGGAAAGTCTATTTTCTGGGCTCGGATACCACTACATTAGCCCAATCGAAGGCCATACTTGCGGAACGTTATCCTAAAATGGATGTTGTGGGCACTTTCTCGCCTCCCTTTGGCACTGTGGACTCCTGGCCCAACGAGGAAATTTTAGCGGATGTCAAAAGGACCCGTCCGGACTTACTTTTAGTCGCGGTCGGCTGCCCCAAGCAGGAATATTGGATTTCCAAGCATTATCAAGAAGCAGGCGTTCCACTATCGATTGGCATTGGCGCCTCGCTGGACTTTATTTGCGGCACTCAAATACGTGCCCCGCGCTGGATTCAAAAGACTGGCATGGAATGGTGCTGGCGCATGTTTAGCGATCCTAAGCGTTTGGCGAAGCGCTATGCCAAGGATTTTTATTATCTGATCGTGCTGGCCAATCGGCAGCGCAAGATTACCAGTCAGAGATGCCCTCCGGAAGCTGCTGCTGCTGCTGCTGCTGCGACCTCCACGGATCACAGCAAGGGCGATGTCTCTGCCGAGGATGCGCAGTGGCTTAGCTGGTCAGGCGCGGTGGAACGCAGCGTGATCGACTCCGTCGCCCGTCCTGAGGATCGTTCCAAGGCAGTCTTTTTAAACTTATCAGCTGTCACTTTCATGGATAGTTCTGCAATCGGCCTATTGGCCAAATTGGCACGTGATGCGCGACAAGCCAGCGTCGCTTTCGGCATCATACAACCCTCAGGTGTGGTGGTCAAAATTATTGATGCCATGCATTTATCCGCCCAGTTTCCGACCTATGCGAACTCCGACGAAGCACTGGAAGCGCTTCGTCAACAATGTCACGCGAAAACAACCACGACCAGCCTAAGCACATGA
- a CDS encoding STAS domain-containing protein: MISTAFTDKTLEVTLSVEALDASNATEIKAALQALSLEGRERAVVDISQVNFIDSSGIGALLFFYKQVDQKLTLRKPTPTVLSVLELLRLHRILEIEPE; encoded by the coding sequence ATGATCAGTACCGCATTTACCGATAAAACACTGGAGGTCACCCTGTCGGTGGAAGCTTTGGATGCATCAAATGCCACCGAAATTAAGGCAGCTTTGCAGGCGCTCAGCTTGGAAGGGCGCGAGCGTGCTGTGGTCGATATCTCTCAGGTGAATTTTATCGATAGCTCTGGCATCGGTGCCTTGTTGTTTTTCTATAAGCAAGTCGATCAGAAGCTGACCCTACGCAAGCCCACGCCGACCGTCTTAAGTGTGTTAGAGTTACTCCGCTTACATCGTATTTTAGAAATCGAACCGGAATAA
- a CDS encoding lipopolysaccharide biosynthesis protein, translating into MSVINPVETPIWKRYFWRNTASNYVRTITRLLLGVVLFRLLFSGLTAAEFGFWSLLWSLFGYGILLDFGFGFTAQKAVAEKSATGEWDELSRLLSTMLWTFVGLAVLLGLFFFAIRGPFLEAIEVPDSDYGMYSLSYLIFFAGLALTFPFGLFPEVLRGLQRIDIANWLNTGSVVLNFIGIVVALYFEASFPVIILVSVFTTLLPNMGALVMAMRRLPQVSLSPRLFQWRVVKSQLGFSIAAYLITFSNLLMAKSDQAVLGFTMGVGVIAAYQAGYKVAEMLNMFTRQLQDALSPAAAHLNASGDSAGLRELLLKTSKLTFLITTPLYGLCAVYLEPLIQLLTGMESIESDTILVGQILLFAVFSSQLTNSCTKRILMMCGYEKKLLGLSLLDGISNLGISVVLAFSFGIVGVAIGTLIPTILVGWLLVLPMALRYLNLGMINYSKYILGGAAPLLLFAPCLWATVYFLPMPAAGGFVPLAIRGALSATPAFIWIAFKVRKLM; encoded by the coding sequence ATGAGTGTAATCAATCCAGTCGAAACACCTATCTGGAAACGCTATTTTTGGCGTAATACAGCCAGCAATTATGTGCGCACGATCACGCGTTTATTACTTGGAGTGGTGCTCTTCCGCCTCCTGTTTAGCGGTCTGACGGCCGCAGAGTTTGGCTTTTGGTCCTTACTGTGGTCTCTCTTTGGCTATGGTATTTTACTCGATTTCGGTTTTGGCTTTACCGCACAGAAAGCTGTCGCGGAAAAAAGCGCCACCGGTGAGTGGGATGAGCTGAGTCGTTTGTTGAGTACGATGCTGTGGACCTTTGTGGGGCTTGCTGTGCTGTTGGGGCTGTTTTTCTTCGCGATACGAGGGCCCTTTCTAGAAGCGATCGAAGTGCCTGATTCAGATTACGGCATGTACAGTTTGTCGTATCTAATCTTCTTTGCAGGACTTGCATTGACCTTTCCCTTCGGTCTATTTCCTGAAGTTCTGAGAGGCTTACAACGGATCGATATTGCCAACTGGCTGAACACGGGCTCGGTCGTTTTAAACTTCATCGGTATTGTGGTCGCACTCTATTTTGAGGCCAGTTTTCCGGTGATCATATTGGTCAGTGTCTTTACTACCTTGTTGCCCAATATGGGGGCTCTGGTTATGGCGATGCGCCGCTTGCCCCAAGTTTCGCTCTCACCACGACTATTCCAGTGGCGAGTCGTCAAATCGCAGTTGGGCTTTTCCATCGCAGCGTATTTGATTACCTTCAGTAATCTATTGATGGCTAAGAGCGACCAAGCGGTGTTAGGTTTTACTATGGGAGTGGGCGTGATCGCAGCCTATCAAGCCGGCTACAAAGTCGCTGAAATGCTCAATATGTTTACTCGCCAACTTCAAGATGCACTGAGCCCTGCAGCGGCGCATTTAAACGCATCGGGTGATAGCGCCGGCCTGCGGGAACTGCTGCTAAAAACGTCGAAGCTGACCTTCCTGATCACCACCCCCTTATATGGGCTGTGTGCCGTGTATCTGGAGCCACTGATCCAATTATTGACTGGTATGGAGAGCATTGAGTCAGATACCATTCTGGTGGGGCAGATTTTGCTCTTTGCTGTCTTTTCATCGCAGTTAACCAATAGTTGCACCAAGCGTATTCTCATGATGTGTGGCTACGAAAAGAAATTGCTAGGCTTGTCGCTCTTGGACGGGATTTCGAATTTGGGCATTAGTGTGGTGCTGGCTTTTAGCTTCGGAATCGTCGGCGTCGCGATCGGCACCTTGATCCCAACCATTCTAGTCGGATGGTTGTTAGTGCTGCCGATGGCGCTACGTTACCTTAATTTGGGCATGATTAATTATTCCAAATACATACTGGGGGGGGCGGCTCCCTTGTTGTTATTTGCCCCGTGTTTGTGGGCTACGGTTTATTTTCTTCCGATGCCTGCAGCAGGGGGCTTCGTTCCGCTTGCAATTCGAGGGGCATTATCGGCCACACCTGCCTTTATCTGGATTGCATTCAAAGTTCGTAAACTCATGTAA